CGGGGGTTCCCCCAACGGACAGTTTGTTCAAGTCGGGAAACTCTTTCGGCAGTTCCTCCTGGGGCAGCCCTCCGTTATCGCACTCTGGCGACTTGAAGGAAGTGGCGTGGAAACCCCCGCCTTTTGCGGACTGCCTCACCACGCAACTGTCCTCCCCAACGGACTGGCTGCTGATGACTGATGACAAAGAAGAGATTTGTTTTTTGATTTTCTTGGGCTGAGAATTTTTATCCCAATCCTGCCAATCCCCAATCCCTAATCCCCGATTCCCAGCGATGCACTGAGCTTGTCGAAGTGTCCCCAATTCAAGTTGTTTGGCACGAACTGACAGAACGACTTCTCCTTCTTTGGTAAATTTAATGGCATTATTGAGGAGATTCATTAAAACTTGGCGCACACGAGTCATATCACCGACAATCTGCACAGGCACTTGTGGATAGATTAGGTAAGCCAGTTCAATATTTTTTTCGGCTGCTTTCGGGGCTAAAATGTCAAATACTTGTTCTACGCAAGCTTGCAAATCAAAAGGCTGTTTTTCCAGATCCAACTTGCCCGACTCAATTTTAGAGAAATCCAAAATATCGTTGATGATGGTGAGCAAAGCGTCTCCACTAGTACGAACTGTTTCTACAAGGTCTTGCTGTTGGGGAGTCAGTTCAGTATTTAGCAGCAGTTCCGTCATGCCAATAACGGCATTCATGGGGGTGCGAATCTCGTGACTCATCATTGCTAAAAACTCGCTTTTGGCTCGATTTGCCTCTTCTGCCTGACCTTTTGCTTGCTCTAAGGCAAAGTTTTTCCAAGTGAGTTCTTCACGTTGACGAGTTTCTTGCTCTAACAAGTGAGCCTGTGCTAATGCAATACCTAGTTGAGATGCAACTGCTTCAAGTAATTCAATTTCGTCTTTAGTCCACTGGCGAAAATGACTGCATTGGTGTAGGCTAATTGCTCCATTAGGTTGTCCTTGATAGGAAGTGCGGACTGACAACATAGACTTCAGCCCAATCTCTTCACAGTTCGATGCGATCGCTGGCAATAAAGGATCAACGTCCACTTCTATTGAGGCATAGATGCAAAGGGGCTTGTCGTTAGACATGGCCGTATCCTGTGCCATCAGCTGTTGCACATGAGGATTGTGAATCATGGGTATCTCCATGTTCAGCATGGAGCTGTAATCAGAGACAACATACTCTGCAACTATGGGGATTCTGGGTGTGGGGTTGCTAATATAAGAGTGGATTAAGCAGCGACTCACACCAAACGCTCGACCAATTTGGGTGGCGGCTGTCTGCAAGATTTCTTTGGTGTCGAGACTCTGACGAATTTTCTGAGTAATTTGTTCAAGCAGCAGTGTCCGATGTAATTGTCGTTGTAGCGCCTCCTGTGCTTTTACGCGTTCGGTGATGTCTTTGGTTGAGCCAACCATTCGCACTGGATTACCCTGTTGATCCCATTGAGCTATAGCATGTACAAGCACCCACTTATAACTGCCATCATCACAGCGCAAACGATACTCAACTATATAGTTGGGTATTTGCCGACTGAGATACTTTTGCTGAATAGCCATTACCCAGTCCAAATCATCAGGATGGATGAATTTAACCAAATCATCGTTACTGGTGATCAGTTGATGGTCTGGTTCTCCCACAAGTTCAGCCCACTTGGCAGAGCGAAAAGTAACATTAGTGATGATGTTCCAATCCCAAATTGCGTCTTGGTTAGCTTCGATTACTAGTTGCCAGCGCTCTTCACTTTCCCTGAGTGCTGCTTCTGCACGTTTGCGTTCGGTGATGTCATGATTCACGCCGATGGTGGCAAAAGTTTGCCCATGTTCATCGTGCAAGGGTAGTATTGTGGTTTCGCAAATTCCTTCGTTGCCATCTTTGCGAATAAAGACTATTTCTCCTGACCAGCGTCCTTGTTGATTTAGTTGTTCAAGAATTGCGGGAGTCAGTGTTGCGGCTTGTTCAGGTTGATGTAAAATACTAGGAGTTAAACCCAAAACTTCTGCTTTGCTATAGCCAAACATCCTCTCGGCAGCAAGATTCCAGTCAATAATATTTCCTGTGGGATCGGTGATGATTACCCCATCATGCATGTTCTCAAAAGTCAGGGCTTGGCGACGCAGAGATGCTTCTGCTAGTTTGCGTTCGCGCAGTGCAGCTTGTTGTTCGCTAATATCGACACAGGAACCAATAAAACCTGCAAAGCTACCATCAGAATTAAATCGTGGGATGCCAGTATCCAAAATCCAGCGATATTCACCGTCACTACGCCGCAGACGCAACTCCATCTCAAATGGTTGCTGGGTTGCAAAGGCTCTAAAATAGGTATCAAGGCTGTTTTGTAAGTCCTCTGGATGGACTGCTTCAGCCCAACCATGACCCAGTTCTTGTTCTAAAGTTCGTCGAGTAAAGTTTAGCCAGGTTTGATTAAAAAAGGTACGCAGTGCATTAGTGTCCGATACCCACAACAAAACAGGGGCACTGTCTGCCATTGTCCGAAATCGGGCTTCGCTTTCTTTTAATGCTTCTTCCATTTGTTTGCGGATGGTGATGTCGGTATAAGACCCCACCATTCGCACTGCATTTCCTTGTTCATCCCAGAGTGCTTGTCCCCGGTCAAGTATCCATTTATAGCTACCGTTTTTACACTGTACTCGATGCTCGTGAATGTAGAAGGGGGTTTTCTTGGCGAAATGATCTTGAATCATTTGCAGAACTGACTCCAAGTCATCTGGATGAACTCGCTTTACCCATTGTTCTAAATGGTGAGAAATTTCCTGGTCTTCATACCCCAACATTTCCTTCCAGCGAAGAGAAAAGAAGACTTCGTTGGTTTTGAGGTTCCAGTCCCAAATACCATCGTGATTTCCTTGGAGTGCTAGTTGCCAACGCTCCTCTTTTTCTCTGAGGGCTGCTTCTGCTAATGCGCGATCGCTAATATCATTTTGAATGCCAATAAAGTGAGTTAATTGGCCATTTTCGTCATGGATGGGAGAGATACTCAGTTCATTCCAGAACAATCTGCCATCTTTACGATAGTTACGTAAAATAACCTGACAACTTTTTCCAGTTTTAATAGCTTTCCGCAGTTCATTGATTGCTGGTTGTTCGGTTTGTTTGCCTTGCAAAAATCGGCAGTTATGTCCAATCACTTCAGCGGCACTGTAGCCTGTGATTCTTTCAAAGGCAGAATTGACGTAAATAACTGGATTGTTGGCGAGTCTGGCATCAGCAATCACAATTCCATTACTGGTAGCAGCAAGTGCCCGCTCCCTCAATCTCAAGGTTTCTTCAACTGCTTTGAGATCAGTAATGTCAAACATGAACCCTCGTAACTTAGTGGGAGTTCCTGCTTCCTTAACTACACTTACAATGTCTCGTAGCCAAATAACTCGCCCATCGGCAGCTAACATCCGATATTCAAATTCGTGATTCTCACCCCTGACAATTGCTTGTTGAGAATACTTAATAGTTTTTTCTCGGTCATGTGGATGCAAACGATTTATCCAAAAATTTTCCTCGTACCATTCTTCAATGGAATAGTCCAGCAAGGCTTCTGCTTGTGGGCCGATGTAGGTAAATCGCCAGGTTTTCAAGTCTACTTCCCAAGGAATAACTTTGACAGTTTCTAGTAACTGCCGCAGACGAGTTTCACTCCCACGTAGAGCGATTTCGGTCTGTTCCTGCTCAAGAATTTTTTGAGCTAGTTCCTGATTGATTTTTGCTATCACCAGGTTGCTCAATTTGGTAGCTTGGGCAAAGTAGATGCTTAAAGTCAGTGTAAGAGCAATTAATAAGCCTGCAACTAATACGATTGTTAGTAAGGGCGAATGCAAATTTATTAATAACTCTGAAGTCGGGCAAGCTTGTATTCGCCAGATCATGCCATACAATTCCAAGTTCACCTCTTGTTGCCAAGGGGATTCTTGAGTGCTGAATGAAGAGTTAGGAGTTAGGAGTGAGGAGTTAGGAGTTAGGAATTTTCCCCTTGCTCCCCTGCTCCCCTGCTCCCCCGCTCTGAGTGGCGATTCATTGCTGTAAATTAACTCTTGATGCTCAAAGACTTTAATTGTGTAACCTGCTGGGACATGTACAACAGAATCTAGCAGGACTTGATGCTGAAAAATTCCTAATATAAAGCCATCAAATTTATTTTCTACAAATAAAGGTACGCACACTAAAAATTCTTTGCCACTTTCAACAAGGTTAACTGTACTAGTCAAAGTGGTTTGATGGCGATCGCGTAGTACTTCTAATGCTGAGTGTTGTTGTGGTAACTGGCTTAAATCAAGATTTTGTGCAGCTTCATTCCCAGCCATTGGCACAATCCAGCGCACCCGAAATGAAGCGTCAACCCGTGCGATCGCCCGATATCCTCGGTAATCTTGAACATAGGCTGCTGCCTCTGCTTCCCATTGCTTTTGAGGAATGCCGTTGTGCATTTGCCAGTGTCTTTGCATTCTCTCTAATGCCAGGATGTGAGTATTCAGTTCAGTAGATAATTCAGTTTTGATTGCGATCGCCTGCTGTTGAATCAGCTGTTTGATGTCGGACTTTTCTTCTATTAGTAGTCTCTGCCAGAGTACAATCACTGCAATTGATACCAAAATACCTATCAAAAGTGGTAGCAACACTCGTTTGCTAAAAAAATTCACAGATCTGAACCGATGATATCTGTGCTGCCTACCCACTTATCCGCCCTCCAGCACTTCGGTAAATTTCACGTAATAACTGTTACTACTAAACAATTAAAATAAGTAATTAGAATATCCATTACAATGGGATAATTACCTAAATAATTCTCTTAAGTAAAAATTATATTGTTCACTAAAAGCTGCCCTCAATAGATGAATTTGCATAGATTCAAAAAATACCCCAAGCAGCCCAGATTTTTTGTAAAGCCTAGAATAATTTATATATAAAACTATAGCAATAAAGTTTTATATATTTTTAACATAATTTTTGCCTTAAATGTATTAAATCTATATTTTTAATAAAAATATAAATCAAGCATGTATATTGCTCTTAAATAGATATGCTGCTATTAGCATGTTAACTTTCTACTAATATAAATGATATTTGTGGCGAGAATATGTCTATAAATAAATCAATAATTAAATAGCTGTTGAAAGCAGAGTATAGCTAATATTGCTCTGGTTTATTCATATCTTACACCAGCCAGTTGCTTGATTGATATTTTTGTAGGGTGGGCACTGCTAATGGTTAGTTCAAAGCTTGATTTTTAAGTTATTGGCAGTGCCCACCACAGGGTTAATTGAGAGAGAATGGTGCAAAATATCAGTTTAGAAATTCCCTCCTGTCTTTTAACTCCTAGCTCCTGCCTCTTGTCTTCATGTTCTAGACTGAATTTTGTGAACTAACTCATAAAAAGGTTGCCAATTATCTTCCTGGATTATTGGTTCCCAAATCGACTCAATCACAGGTCTTAATAATGCCGTTTTGGGATTACAAGCAGCTAGACTTTTGGCGATAATATCAAGGTGATCAAAATCAAAATTGTTCAAAATCTGATGATACAGTATGCACCAGTTATCAAAAATTGCTGATGCACCTGGTACTGGCACAATATCTGACGTGTTCATGACGAATGCTGGCTCGTCTCGCCATTTTGGTGAAAAGGTACGAGCCATCTCATAGAAAAACTGGTGATATCCAACTTGGCTATCTTGTAAAAATTGAATTGTTAGATTTAGAAGTTCATCAACTTCTGGATGTAACAACTGCTCAAAACCCAGCTTTTTCAACATTAAAGAGCGGTATTCAGCATGATAATACTCATTAAAGGTTGCTAATCCCACTTCCAGGTCAGCTTTATCGATAATTGCCTTTAGCGGTTCCTGGAGCATTTCTAAATTCAACTGGCAAATACCTGGTTGATGGCTATAGCAGTAGCGTCTGTAATAGTCAAAATATGCAGCCGTAAAATACGGGTCAAAAGTAGGAATAAATGCATAAGGGCCATAGTCAAAACTTTCCCCAGTAATCGACATATTGTCAGTATTCAGGACTGCATGGCAAAAACCAGCAGCCATCCACTGTGCTACAAGTTGTGCTACCCGTTTGACTAATTCTGCATAAAATAAAGCATATTTATCTGTTTGCCCAAGTAAGTGTGGGTAATAATACTTAATTACATGGTCTAACAGCTTTTGAGTTAAATCTGGTCTTTGGAGATAGTGCAAACGCTCAAAAGTACCAAAGCGAATGTGAGAATTGCTCATCCTCACCATTACAGATGAGCGGGTAGGTGAAGGTTCATCACCGCGCCAGAGGGATAAACCAGTTTCAATCATACTCAAGCAGCGGGAGGTGCGTACCCCCATATAATGTAGTGCTTCCGCTGCCAAAACTTCTCGCACTCCGCCTTTGAGTGTCAGCATTCCGTCGCCACCACGAGAGTAAGGGGTTCTACCGGAACCTTTCGTACCAAAATCATACAGTTCCCCATCAGTGGCGCGTACTTGTCCGTAGAGAAAACCTCTACCATCACCCAAATTAGAGTTATATTCACCAAATTGATAGCCGTGGTAACGCAGTGCTAATAATGGTTTGCGTCCCTGAAATTTACCAAAGGCTGTAATGAAATGTTCGTCTGTTACTGCTTGGGCGTCTAGTCCTAAGTGAGGTAGCACTGCATCATTGCGCCAGCGCAGAATGTGTTGGGGAAATTCTTCTGCTGCAACCTCGTCGTAATAATCATCACCTAGAGATTCTAAGGCTGGTTCGTAGTTGAGGGTGAGAAAAGGATTGTCAGAATTGTTGTTTTTGGGAGTTTCAGCCAGAGTCATTACAAGCAACGCTTAATTTATTCTTCTCTCAATAGTACCTCTGGCATAAGCTTGAGAAGATGTTCAAAAGTCGTTTGGAATACTCAACGGGTCGCGCCAGGATTCCCCGACTTCGGCGCAGCAAGTCTCTTAGGAATGGCGCTCCTCTCCCTGGGGACTGGGGACACTTCGGGTGAGCTTCAGTGCATCGCTGGGGACTAGGGAGAGTTTTCTTTGAATTATGTAGATTTATCTTGCTCAGAATAAACCACATTATATATATAATGCTTAGCATAGAATTTCACTTATATATTAAGACTTACTAGTTGAGTCTGGGTGAATGATAAACATTTACTTATAGGAGCAATCTAATATTTATTTAATAATTTCCTTTCCAGAGTTAACCACTTGACCATTAAAACCTGTAAACTAATTTCAATCCAGTTGAGGGATGCATCAGCATACCGCAAAGTTCAAGTAATCTCATTACCAAAGTTAAGCTCAAGTTATTCAACTAGCTTTTTTCCTGGTAAAAGTTAGTTGTGCTGACTAGCTGTAACTTTAAATCCTCATGGCAACTGTAAGAAAGATGATATCTTTCTTGCCTAAATTTTCATGGAAATAAATTTAAATTCAGATTTTCGGAGATATATATGACAGAATTTTTTAAACAAATTTCCCGACGCAAATTTATTTTAACTGCTGGTACATCTGCGGGTGCTGTATTCCTTAAAGGCTGTTTAGGAAATCCGCCGGAAAACCTAACTGGTGAAAGCAATAAAGCCATTCAAACTGCTCAGACTGTTGCTAATATTAGTCCTGAACAAAAACCAGAAACTACAACTGTCAAGTTAGGATATATTCCCATTGTGGAAGCAGCGCCTTTAATTATTGCTAAAGAAAAAGGCTTTTTTGCCAAGTATGGAATGACCAATGTTGACCTTTCTAAACAAGCTTCTTGGGGTTCTGCTAGAGATAACGTAGAAATTGGTGCGGCTGGTGGTGGTATTGATGGCGGTCAATGGCAAATGCCAATGCCACATTTGATTACAGAAGGTTTAATTACTAAGGGTAATCAAAAAATCCCCATGTATGTGCTGTGTCAATTAATTACACATGGTAACGGAATAGCGATCGCTAACAAACACAAAGATAAAGGTCTTAGCTTGCAAGTAGCTAGCGCTAAATCTTTATTCAAAGAACTCAAATCTTCAACACCCTTCACAGCTGCATTTACCTTTCCCCATGTCAACCAAGATTTATGGATTCGTTACTGGTTAGCAGCAGGCGGTATCGATCCTGATGCAGATGTCAAGCTGCTAACAGTACCAGCAGCCCAAACTGTCGCCAACATGAAAACAGGAACGATGGATGCGTTCAGCACCGGCGACCCCTGGCCTTATCGCCTTGTCCAAGACAAAATCGGCTACGTAGCAGCATTAACCGCAGAGATTTGGAAAAATCATCCTGAAGAATACTTGGCCATGAGGGCTGACTGGGTAGATAAAAATCCCAAAGCCACGAAAGCGATTTTAAAAGGAATTATGGAGGCGCAGCAGTGGTTAGATAATTTTGATAACCGCAAAGAAGCAGCCACAATTCTTGCGGGACGCAACTACTTTAATCTTCCCTCAGCAGAGATTCTTGCAGACCCATTTCAAGGTAAGTATGACATGGGCGATGGTCGCAAAGTTGATGATAAATCAATGGCTGCTTATTACTGGAAAGATGGAAAAGGAAGTGTTTCTTATCCCTATAAGAGTCATGATTTGTGGTTCATAGTTGAAAACGTGCGTTGGGGATTTTTACCAAAAGATTACATTACCAATAATGCTGCCAAGGCTAAAGAACTGATTAATAAAGTCAACCGTGAAGATATTTGGAAAGAAGCTGCAAAAGAAGCAGGAATAGCTACGGCTGACATTCCCACAAAACCATCTCGCGGTGTAGAAGAATTTTTTGATGGCATTAAATTTGACCCAGAAAAACCAGAAGAGTATTTAAAGAGTCTCCAAATCAAGAAAGTTTAGTAGGGGCGCACATCTGTGCGTCCGTATAGTGGTCAGTGGCAAAAATAATGAACAACTAACAACTGACAACTAACAACTGACAACTAACCCAATTAAAGGATAACCAAATCTATGACACTCGCTCAAAAAAGACCAGCAAGCCCCAGATTGAATAACAGCTTCATATCTCGTTTGCAAAAGCAATTGCCTGATTTTATACCTCCATTTATTGCGATCGCTATCTTCCTTGTAGTATGGCAACTGTTCGCTTGGACTCCTGGTGCAACCCTACCAGGGCCAATCCAAGTTATTCAAGACACCTGGATATTAATTTTCTGGCCATTTTATGATAGAGGCGGCATAGATAAAGGTCTATTTTGGCAGATTTTAGCCAGTTTGCAGCGAGTCGCCATTAGTTACACCCTAGCAGCAATTGTTGGTATTGGCTTGGGCATCTTGATTGGTGTGAATAAAACCATGTCCAAAGCCTTAGATCCCATCTTTCAACTATTGCGGACTGTACCACCTTTAGCTTGGGTACCCATTTCCTTAGCAGCTTTGCGACAAAACGAACCCGCTGCATTATTCGTGATTTTCATCACCGCTATTTGGCCCATCTTAATTAACACCGCTGTGGGTGTAACTCAAATTCCCCAAGATTACAACAACGTTGCCAAAGTGCTGCAACTGAGTAAAAAAGAATATTTCACCAACATTTTGATTCCCGCAGCTTTACCTTACATTTTCACCGGATTGAGAATAGCCATCGGTTTGGCTTGGTTAGCAATTATCGCCGCCGAAATCGTGATGTCCGGTATTGTCGGTATTGGCTTCTTTATCTGGGATGCCTATCAAAACAACAACGTCAGCGAAGTAATTTTAGCTCTAGTTTACATCGGTGTTGTTGGCTTGGTGCTAGATAAAGCAATGGGTTGGCTGCAAAACAAAATTTTACCAACAGAACAAAAATAGTCAGTGATCAGTGGTCAGTGGTTAATAGAAAAATAACTAACAACTGACAACTGACAACTAACAACTAACAACTAACAATTAACAACTAACAACTGACAAAAAACATATGAGCGTATTTGTTGCTGTTGATCAAATTGAAAAAGTTTTTACATTAACTGGTGGTGGCAAATATATTGCCCTGAAAGGAATCGACCTCCAAATTAGAAAAGGAGAATTTGTTTCTTTGATTGGTCACTCCGGTTGCGGCAAATCCACACTATTAAATATGATTGCCGGTTTGGATTTACCGACTGAAGGTCTTGTCACCTTGGAAGGACAAAGAATTACTAAACCAGGGCCAGACAGGATGGTAGTGTTTCAAAATTATTCACTACTACCTTGGCGGACAGTTAGAGAAAACATTGCCTTGGCTGTAGATTCGGTGCTGAAAGGTTTACCTGCGGCTGAACGCAAAGCTGTTGTGGAAAAACATATTGATATGGTGGGGTTGCGTCCCCATGCTGATAAACAGCCCGGAATGTTATCAGGTGGACAAAAACAGCGAGTAGCGATCGCTCGCGCTTTAGCAATTCGTCCCAAGTTGCTACTATTAGATGAACCCTTCGGTGCTTTAGATGCACTCACACGCGGTAATTTGCAAGAACAATTGATGCAAATCTGCGAAGAAAATGAAGTCACAGCCGTGATGGTGACACATGACGTAGATGAAGCAGTGCTGTTATCTGACAGAATTGTCATGTTAACCAACGGCCCAGAATCTAAAATTGGCGACATTCTGGAAGTCGATATCCCCAGACCCCGCAAACGCATGGAAGTTGTAGAACATCCCAGTTACTACAGCTTGCGGAGTGAAATGATTTACTTCCTCAACCAGCAGAAACGCATTAAGAAAATTCGGGCGAGAAAAACATCCGCGATCGCTCGTCATGGTTTAGAAAAAGTTAACCTAGAAATTGGCTTCTTACCCCTGACTGCTTGCGCCCCCCTAGCCATTGCGAAAGAAAAAGGTTTCTTTGCCAAACATGGTTTAGATGAAGTCAACCTCGTGCGGGAAAGCAGTTGGCGTGGTATCGTCGATGGCATCACAGGCGGTTACTTAGATGCAGCCCAAATGCCATCAGGTATGCCCATGTGGCTGACTTTGGGAGGACATAACAACCAACCCCTACCCGTTGTCACCGCCTTGACCATGACCCGCAACGGTAACGCCATCACCTTAGCAAAACGCTTTTATGACCAAGGCGTACTAACCTTATCAGACTTCAAAAATTACCTACTCCGCACCCGCGACCAAAGACACACAATGGGCGTAGTGCATCCTGCATCCATGCACAACTTGCTGCTGCGTTACTGGCTAGCGGCTGGTGGTGTTGACCCCGACCTGGATGTGGACATGAAAACCATTCCCCCCGCCCAGATGGTAGCCGACTTAAAAGCCGCCAGCATCGATGGTTACTGCGTCGGTGAACCTTGGAACTACCGCGCCGCCGTCGAAAGCGTTGGTTTTACCATCGCCACCGACTTAGAAGTTTGGCTAGGACACCCAGGTAAAGTTCTCGGTGTGCGCGAAGATTGGGCAGAAACTTATCCCAATACCCACATTGCTTTGACCAAAGCTTTGCTAGAAGCCTGCGCCTACTGTGCCAATCCTGATCATGTCGAAGAAATCAGACGAATTTTAGCAGGGCGAGATTACGTCAGCACCGATTTAGAATACATCCAACTCGAAGATCCCAACAGTAATGCTTGTGACTTAGACCATCCCCTGCGGCAGTATGCCCATCACCAATTTTATTCCGACTCTGCCATCAATCGTCCCAGCCGCACCGAACAAATTTGGATCATGAGTCAATTAGCCCGTTGGGGCGATACACCCTTCCCCCGAAATTGGGTAGAAGTCGTAGAAAGAGTATGCCAAGTCCGCGTTTTCAGCACCGCCGCCAGAGAATTAGGTTTGGATATCAGCTACACTCGCCAACCCATCCAACTGTTCGATGGTACCCCCTTTAACGCCGACGATCCAATCGCCTACCTCAACTCATTGCCAATTAAACGTGATTTCTCAATTGCCGAAGTCATCCTAGACTACCCAACCAGAAGAGTTGCGTAAGCGTTGACTGATAACTGATGACCGATGACAGTTATCAGTCTTTCAAAACTCTCTCTGCGCCTTTGCGCCTTTGCGTGAGGCAAAAATTATTCCCCCTTCAACTTCTAACTCCACAACCATGCAAAATCGCAGCTTAAGCTTCACCCAACTTGACACAAACACCAACAGAAAACCATCAGCAACTACAACCAGCAGGTCATTTCTAGAAATTAGAGACGTTACCAAAGTCTATCCCACAAAGAAAGGCCCCTTCACCGTACTCGATGGCGTAAACCTCAACGTCGAACAAGGCGAATTTATTTGCGTCATCGGTCACTCTGGCTGTGGTAAATCAACCCTCCTGAACATGGTATCCGGTTTCAACTTCCCCACCAGCGGAGAAGTTTTGCTAGAAGGACAACCCATCACCAAACCCGGCCCCGACAGAATGGTTGTTTTCCAAAACTATGCCTTGCTACCTTGGCGGACTGCTTTTGAAAATATTTACTTAGCTGTTAACGCCGTTTACCCCAAGAAGTTAGAAGCTGAGAAAAGGGCGATTGTCCGGGATCATCTAGCAATGGTGGGACTGGCTGATGCAATGGATAAAAAGCCAATGCAAATGTCTGGCGGTATGAGACAGCGGGTTTCCATCGCCCGTGCTTTGGCAATTCGTCCCAAAGTCTTAATTTTAGATGAACCTTTCGGGGCGTTGGATGCCATTACCAAAGAAGAATTACAGGAAGAACTGCTAAAAATTTGGGGCGATAACCGCTGTACAGTGCTAATGATTACCCATGATATTGATGAGGCGCTATTTTTAGCAGACAAATTGGTGATGATGACCAATGGCCCCCATGCAAAAATTGGTGAAGTCATGGAAATTCCTTTTTCACGTCCACGCGATCGCGCCCGTATTATGGAAGATCCACAATATTACCAGCTGCGTAACTATGCCCTAGATTTTCTCTTTAACCGCTTTGCCCACGATGACGTTGGTTAACAGTTTTGCCCTCAACGACACAGGTTAGTATCAAGGTAAAAGTTAAAAGGCAATAAAAAAATTTGCCTCTTATCTTTTACCTTTTTTCTTTTTTAATCACGGTAGGGTGTCTTACGGCAACAGGTGATTCAAGATAGCCACAAGAAGTATTTGTGCTGTAATGCACCATTGTATCTTAGACAATCTTAAATCTGACACATGAGTAGTTGACATCAAAATTGCTATCTTGCCAGCTTAAATTTAAATATTTGTAACTATTAGTACTATCTTTACAGATTTATTTTACAAATATATACGTACACAATTCAAAACTCAGCTTTTTGAATGGCATTATAATATTGGAATAAACCCCCCTGTTATTAATTCAAGCATAACACTCAATTTTATAGGTATC
Above is a window of Nostoc sp. UHCC 0702 DNA encoding:
- a CDS encoding YdiU family protein, yielding MTLAETPKNNNSDNPFLTLNYEPALESLGDDYYDEVAAEEFPQHILRWRNDAVLPHLGLDAQAVTDEHFITAFGKFQGRKPLLALRYHGYQFGEYNSNLGDGRGFLYGQVRATDGELYDFGTKGSGRTPYSRGGDGMLTLKGGVREVLAAEALHYMGVRTSRCLSMIETGLSLWRGDEPSPTRSSVMVRMSNSHIRFGTFERLHYLQRPDLTQKLLDHVIKYYYPHLLGQTDKYALFYAELVKRVAQLVAQWMAAGFCHAVLNTDNMSITGESFDYGPYAFIPTFDPYFTAAYFDYYRRYCYSHQPGICQLNLEMLQEPLKAIIDKADLEVGLATFNEYYHAEYRSLMLKKLGFEQLLHPEVDELLNLTIQFLQDSQVGYHQFFYEMARTFSPKWRDEPAFVMNTSDIVPVPGASAIFDNWCILYHQILNNFDFDHLDIIAKSLAACNPKTALLRPVIESIWEPIIQEDNWQPFYELVHKIQSRT
- a CDS encoding ABC transporter substrate-binding protein, which produces MTEFFKQISRRKFILTAGTSAGAVFLKGCLGNPPENLTGESNKAIQTAQTVANISPEQKPETTTVKLGYIPIVEAAPLIIAKEKGFFAKYGMTNVDLSKQASWGSARDNVEIGAAGGGIDGGQWQMPMPHLITEGLITKGNQKIPMYVLCQLITHGNGIAIANKHKDKGLSLQVASAKSLFKELKSSTPFTAAFTFPHVNQDLWIRYWLAAGGIDPDADVKLLTVPAAQTVANMKTGTMDAFSTGDPWPYRLVQDKIGYVAALTAEIWKNHPEEYLAMRADWVDKNPKATKAILKGIMEAQQWLDNFDNRKEAATILAGRNYFNLPSAEILADPFQGKYDMGDGRKVDDKSMAAYYWKDGKGSVSYPYKSHDLWFIVENVRWGFLPKDYITNNAAKAKELINKVNREDIWKEAAKEAGIATADIPTKPSRGVEEFFDGIKFDPEKPEEYLKSLQIKKV
- the ntrB gene encoding nitrate ABC transporter permease, whose translation is MTLAQKRPASPRLNNSFISRLQKQLPDFIPPFIAIAIFLVVWQLFAWTPGATLPGPIQVIQDTWILIFWPFYDRGGIDKGLFWQILASLQRVAISYTLAAIVGIGLGILIGVNKTMSKALDPIFQLLRTVPPLAWVPISLAALRQNEPAALFVIFITAIWPILINTAVGVTQIPQDYNNVAKVLQLSKKEYFTNILIPAALPYIFTGLRIAIGLAWLAIIAAEIVMSGIVGIGFFIWDAYQNNNVSEVILALVYIGVVGLVLDKAMGWLQNKILPTEQK
- a CDS encoding ABC transporter substrate-binding protein: MSVFVAVDQIEKVFTLTGGGKYIALKGIDLQIRKGEFVSLIGHSGCGKSTLLNMIAGLDLPTEGLVTLEGQRITKPGPDRMVVFQNYSLLPWRTVRENIALAVDSVLKGLPAAERKAVVEKHIDMVGLRPHADKQPGMLSGGQKQRVAIARALAIRPKLLLLDEPFGALDALTRGNLQEQLMQICEENEVTAVMVTHDVDEAVLLSDRIVMLTNGPESKIGDILEVDIPRPRKRMEVVEHPSYYSLRSEMIYFLNQQKRIKKIRARKTSAIARHGLEKVNLEIGFLPLTACAPLAIAKEKGFFAKHGLDEVNLVRESSWRGIVDGITGGYLDAAQMPSGMPMWLTLGGHNNQPLPVVTALTMTRNGNAITLAKRFYDQGVLTLSDFKNYLLRTRDQRHTMGVVHPASMHNLLLRYWLAAGGVDPDLDVDMKTIPPAQMVADLKAASIDGYCVGEPWNYRAAVESVGFTIATDLEVWLGHPGKVLGVREDWAETYPNTHIALTKALLEACAYCANPDHVEEIRRILAGRDYVSTDLEYIQLEDPNSNACDLDHPLRQYAHHQFYSDSAINRPSRTEQIWIMSQLARWGDTPFPRNWVEVVERVCQVRVFSTAARELGLDISYTRQPIQLFDGTPFNADDPIAYLNSLPIKRDFSIAEVILDYPTRRVA
- a CDS encoding ATP-binding cassette domain-containing protein; this translates as MQNRSLSFTQLDTNTNRKPSATTTSRSFLEIRDVTKVYPTKKGPFTVLDGVNLNVEQGEFICVIGHSGCGKSTLLNMVSGFNFPTSGEVLLEGQPITKPGPDRMVVFQNYALLPWRTAFENIYLAVNAVYPKKLEAEKRAIVRDHLAMVGLADAMDKKPMQMSGGMRQRVSIARALAIRPKVLILDEPFGALDAITKEELQEELLKIWGDNRCTVLMITHDIDEALFLADKLVMMTNGPHAKIGEVMEIPFSRPRDRARIMEDPQYYQLRNYALDFLFNRFAHDDVG